DNA from Nitriliruptor alkaliphilus DSM 45188:
ATCGGCATCGGCGCCGGCCTCGACGCGACCGACGAGCAGTGGGAGCGGGCGTGGCAGGTCAACGTCCTGTCGCAGCTGCACGGGGCGCGTGCGGTCGTCCCGCGGATGGTGGCGCGCGGCTCGGGCTACCTGCTGCACACCGCGTCGGCGGCCGGGCTGCTGACGACCCCCGGTGACGCGCCGTACACGGCCACCAAGCACGCGGCCGTGGGGTTCGCCGAGTGGCTCGCGGTCACCTACGGCGGGCGCGGGATCGGGGTCAGCACGCTGTGCCCGCAGGCGGTCAACACCCCGCTCCTGCAGGACGCCGCCGAGTCCGGCAACGCCTCGGCCCTGGCGGTCCGGGCGGCGTCGGCGGTGCTCGAGCCCGAGGACGTCGCCGACGCGGTCGTCGCCGGGCTGGCCGAGGAGCGCTTCCTGATCCTGCCGCACCCCGAGGTGGCCGACCACGTGGCGTTCAAGGCCGCCGATCGCGATCGCTGGATCGGTGCGCTCCGACGGGCATTGGCCGGCAGCGGGACGCTGGGCTGACGAGGGTGGCCAGCTCGGTCAGGCCTCGGTCGTCGGGCCGCCGGGCTGGCGGGGTACCGCACGCTGCAGGCGGCTCGGGTGCCCGCGGCGCACGAACGCCCGCATCATCGGCAGCTCCTCGAGCCAGCCGTCGGGCGCCCGGTCGCCGCCCTCGATGGCCCGGTGCAGGGCGTGACGTTGCTGCCCGAGCCACGCGGCCGCCGCGACGCGTTGGTCCTGGGTGAGCTGATCGGTGGTGATCAGCAGGCTCTGGTCGCCGGTGCGCAGGTAGCGTTCCCAGCTGGTGCGCAGCACCCAGTGCTCGGGGTCGTCGAGCAGCCAGCGCAGCCGCTGTCTCGCCTCCTCGTCGAGGTGTGGCGGGACCGCGCGGCGGTAGCCACGACCGGTCGCGCTGATGGGGGTCCCGATCCGTGGGGTGCCCGTGGGTGCCGTTGGGCGGTCGGGGTCAGGCATCGAGGTCACCGTGCTCCCAGCTCGTGCGGATCTCGTCCATGGCCTCCTCGAACGTACGCGAGGGTCGCACGTCGAGGGTCTGGAGCAGCTGCGTCGTCGCGTAGCTCCCGCGCCACGCCATCGCGTCCTCGGGCGTCGGTACCTGCGGTCCACCGACGATCGCTCGGACCGCATCCCGGTAGGTGGCGAAGGGCACGTGCCCGCCGACCACGTTGGTGATCAGGCCGCGCACGACCTCGGGGTCGGCGTCCAACGCGGCCAGGACCGCGTCGACCAGGTCCTCGACGTGGACCCAGCCGAAGGTGCTGTCCTCGGCGATGGGGAGCGCCTCGCCGTCGCGGATGCGTCGGGGGACCCGCGTTCCCCAGGTCGAGGTCGGCCCGGCGCCGAGCACCGCCGGTGGGCGGAGGACGGCGCCGACGAGCCCGCTCTGGACCGCGCGCACGACCTCCCCCTCGGCCAGCGCCTTCGTCGTGGCGTAGGCGTTGCCGGAGCTGCTGACCAGCGGCGTGTCGTCGCGGGCCACGAGGGGAGCCAGTTCGTCCACGACGGTGTCACCGACCGCGGCGAGGTCGTAGACCGACGTGGTCGAGATGTGGATCAGGCGCAGGTCCGACAGCAACGCGGCGCCGGTCACTCCGCGCGTGCCGTGGACGTTGACCTCGTCCGCCGTGGCGTGGTCGGGGCCTGCCGTGGCGGCGGCGTGCACGATCGCCCGCGCCTGGCCGGCCACGGCCTGGATGCCCTCGAGGTCCTGCAGCGCCACGGTGCGCTGGGCGATGCCGAGATCGGCCAGCGCGTCGGACGGCGACCGGACCAGGGCCACCACGTCGACGCCGCGTTCGGCCAGGCGTCGGGCGATCCGTCCTCCCACGAACCCCGTCGCGCCAGTGACCAGGACCTCGCTCACACCCACCTCCGACGACCGGCCGCCGGCCGGAACGGCCGCTGCGACGACAGCCGGACCGTAGCCGTCGTGCGACCGCCCCTGCGGCGACGCCTCGGCCGTCCGTTCGGGTGACGCCTCAGCGTCCGGTGAGCATGCATCGAGCACGCTCGGGTTCCGTGCGCCGTACCCCCGTCGCCGAGAGAAGGCCGGTGGGTGCCACGTGTCCGGCGGGCGACTGGTGAGCCCCCGTGCGTCGTCGGCCACCCAGCGGACGCGAGACACCCGGCGGTCGTGAACCGCCCGTGACCACCGCCCGCACCAGCACATGCGGTTGCTACCGGTAGCGAACCCCCGCCTCGGCACGTGCGGTTGCAACCGGTAGCGAACGCCCGTGAGTGCGGCGCCCGCGGCCGGAGTCAGCGTCCGATGAGGCGTACGTCGCGGACCTCGGCCCGCCAGCCGCTCCGGCTGCTCTCGGGCAGATCGGTGAACCACAGCACCACCGTGCGGATCTCGCCGCGCGGCAGGTTCGGGAACTGCAGGCGGGCGTCGGGGACCTCGCCACCGCCCAGCCGGGTCCCCCAGTCGCCGGGGAGCTGCTCGTCGTCGGGCGGCCCCTGGTCCGATGCGTACAGCTCGAGGCTGCCACCGGCCACGTTGAGCTCGACCTCGACGCGGTCGAGCGCCTGCGGTTCCTCGAGCTCGAGCCAGATGCCGACACCGGATTTCGGCAGGCCACTGAAGTCCGAGGAACGGTAGGTCTCGGTGGGCCAGAAGGTGTCGGCGTCGCCGTCGTGCGCGTTCTCGACCTGGTCGCCGTGCTCGCGCAGGTCACCCTCGGGGTCGAGGTCCCCCGATGCCGCGACGGGGAGGGGCTCGCCCTCGGCGTCGCCGCTGGCCGTCGGTGTGCCGGCGTCGTCCCCGGGTTCGAGCGTGCCGTCGTTGGCGGCGTTCAGTGCGATGGCGCCGAGCAGCACGGCGATCGCCGCCACGACACCGACCAGCCAGCGGCGTCCTGTGGAGGGGCCGGCAGGCGCCGCCGTTGCCTCGTCGCCGGGCAGCTCGGAGTAGGCGGAGGTCGCGTCCCGGGGGGCGGCGGGCACGGCGGCCGCGCCCCCCGCGGTGTCGGTGACCGGGATGGCCCGGGTGCTGCCGATGGGCGGCTCGTCCGCCGGCGCAGCGTCGCCGCCCGGGTCGAGCGGGACACCCGGATCCACCGGGGGCGCAGGCGGCGCGTCGAGCGGTTCGGGTGGTGAGCCTGCCACGTCGATCGGAGCGATCCGCTCCGAGGCGACGGGCGTGGTGTTGCGCTGGGGCACACGGGCGACGCGGGCCGCGATGGCCGTGTCGGCACCACGTGAGGCGAACGCGCGGAGGGCGTCGGCCAGGTCGTTGCCGTCCGTCGGGCGCTCCCGCGGATCGACGCGCGTCGACCACTCGATGACCTCCTCGAGGCCCGGGGGGATGCCGGGCATGAGGTCGCTGACGTGGGGCAGCACCGTGGTCAGGCGCCGCGCGGCGACCTCGACGGCGTTGCCCTCACCGAACGGTGCGCGCCCGGTCAGGGCCTCGTGCAGGACCAGCCCGAGGGCGTAGACGTCGGCGCGGGCGTCGATCGGGTCGTCGCGCAGCTGTTCGGGAGCCAGGTACCGCGCCGTGCCGAGGACGGTGCCGGTCCGGGTGAGCCGGGACGTGGCGGCTCCGAGGGCGCGCGCGATGCCGAAGTCGGCCAGCTTGGCGGCGCCGTCCACCGTCACCAGCACGTTGGCGGGCTTGACGTCGCGGTGCACGATCCCAGCAGCGTGCGCCGTCCCGAGCGCGCTGGCCACCTGCGCACCGAGCGCGGCAGCGAGGCCCGCCGGGAGGGGGCCGTCGTCGAGGATGTCGCCGAGGTTGACGCCCTCGACCAGCTCCATGACCAGGTAGGTCTCGTCGAGGTCCTGTCCGAGGTCGTAGACCAGGACCGCGTTCGGGTGGGTCAGCTTCGCCGCTGCCGTCGCCTCGGTGCGGAAGCGGGTCCCGGCAGCCCGGTCGCCGGCCAGGTCGGCGTGCAGCAGCTTGACGGCCACCGGACGGTCGAGCGCCCGGTCGTGGCCGCGCCACACCGTCCCGGCACCCCCGTGACCGAGCTTGTCGCGCAGCTCGTAGCGGTCCGCGAGGACACGGCCCCGCTCGCCTGTCGCTGCCACCACCGCCTCCGTGCCGACGTCTCGTTCCAGCTGACCTCGAGCCGGCGTCGCGCTGGCGTCGAGCTGACGAGGTTGGGCAGGCGGCCGGTGGGCCACCGCACCTGCGCGATCGGTCCCGCGCGGGGTGCACGGTAACGGGCCGGGAGGAGGGACGAGGTCAGCCCCTCCGACCAGCCCGGCACCGCCGGACGTCCCGGGCCTCGGGCTCTAGGCTGCCGGAGTCGGCGCCATCCGCTCCCCGCGTCGGCCACGGACCCTCCCGTCCGGCGTCCCACCCCGTGCTCCCTCCCGTACCGGAAGGCCCCACCGTGTCCGAGGTCACCCCGTCCGAGCACCCCATGCCCTACCGCCGGCTCGGCCGCAGCGGCCTGAAGGTCAGCGTCCTGTCCTTCGGGTCGTGGGTGACCTTCAAGAACCAGGTGGACGTCGAACGTGCGGTCGAGTGCATGTCCGCCGCCTACGACGCCGGTGTCAACTTCTTCGACAACGCCGAGGCCTACGCCGGGGGTGAGTCGGAGCGCATCATGGGCGACGCGATCCGCCAGCTCGGCTGGGAGCGTCACTCCTACGTGGTGTCGTCGAAGTTCTTCTGGGGGCTGCACGACGGCCCGAACTCCCGCAACACCCTCAACCGCAAGTACCTCATCGAGGCCGTCGAGGGGTCGCTCGAGCGCTTCGGCCTCGATCACCTCGACCTCGTCTACTGCCACCGCGCGGACCCCGAGACCCCCATCGAGGAGACCGCGCGGGCGATGCACGACGTCGTCGAGCGTGGCTGGGCCCTGTACTGGGGTACCTCGGAGTGGACCGCCGACGAGATCCGCGCCGCGTGGGAGGTCTGCGACCGCTACGGCTGGCACAAGCCGATCGTCGAGCAGCCCCAGTACAACCTGTTCCACCGTCGTCGGGTGGAGAAGGAGTACGCGCGGCTGTACGAGGACATCGGGCTCGGTACCACGATCTGGTCGCCGCTCGCGTCGGGCCTCCTGACCGGCAAGTACATCGACGGCGTGCCGTCGGACTCACGCGCGGCGCTCGAGGGGTTCGGGTGGCTCGCCGAGTCCCTCACCGACGAGCAGAAGAACGCGACGGTCCGGGAACTGGCGACGGTCGCCGACGAGCTCGGCGGCAGCCTGGCCCAGCTGGCCATCGCCTGGTGCGCCTCGAACCCGAACGTGTCCTCGGTCATCACCGGTGCCTCCCGCGTCGAGCAGGTGCACGACAACATGGGCGCGGTGGCGCTGCTCCCGAAGCTGACCCCCGAGGTCAAGGACCGCATCGAGGCCATCGTCGGGTGACGGTCACCAGCCGCCGCTGATCGGCCGGCCCTCGGCGTACCCGGATCGTGTCTGGACGCCGAGGACGGCGCGATCACGGAAGGACGCGAGGTCCGACGCACCGGCGTAGGTGCAGGCGCTGCGGACGCCGGCCACGATGCGGTCGACGAGGTCCTCCACACCCGGTGCCACCGGGTCGAGCGGCATCCGCCCCGACGAGATGCCCTCCTCGAACATGGCCTTGCGCGCGCGGTCGAACGCGCTCTCGCCCTCGGTGCGTTGCTTGACCGCCCGCGCCGAGGCCATGCCGAACGAGATCTTGAAGGGGCGGCCGTCGGCGTCGTGCTCGAGGTCGCCGGGGGACTCGTGCGTGCCCGCGAACCACGATCCGACCATGACGTTGGACGCGCCGGCGGCCAACGCGAGCGCGATGTCGCGGGGGTGGCGGACGCCGCCGTCGGCCCACACGTGCGCCCCGAGGTCCCGGGCGACCTCGGCGCACGCGATGACCGCCGACAGCTGGGGGCGACCCACGCCGGTCATCATGCGGGTGGTGCACATGGCGCCCGGGCCGACACCGACCTTCACGATGTCGGCTCCGGCCTCGACGAGGTCACGGACGCCCTCGACGGTCACCACGTTGCCGGCCACCACCGGCACGCCGAGGTCCTCGTGACGGACGGTGCGGAGCGCGTCGAGCATGCGGTCCTGGTGGCCGTGGGCGGTGTCGAGCACCAGGACGTCCACACCGGCGGCCACGAGCTTGCGGGCCGTGGCTGCCGCGTCACCGCTGACGCCGATGGCTGCGGCGATCGCCAGTCGGCCGGCGGCGTCGAGGTTCGGCCGGTAGAGGGTGGAGCGCAGCGCACCGGCGCGGGTGAGGATCCCCACGAGTCGGCCGTCCGCGTCGACGGCAGGTGCGAGGCGGTGGCGTGCCTCGGCCAGCAGGTCGAACGCGTCCCTCGGATCGACGTCGGCCGGGATCGTGGTGGGGTGGTCGGACATGACCCGACCGAGCTGGGTGAACCGGTCGACGTCCC
Protein-coding regions in this window:
- a CDS encoding NAD-dependent epimerase/dehydratase family protein, which produces MSEVLVTGATGFVGGRIARRLAERGVDVVALVRSPSDALADLGIAQRTVALQDLEGIQAVAGQARAIVHAAATAGPDHATADEVNVHGTRGVTGAALLSDLRLIHISTTSVYDLAAVGDTVVDELAPLVARDDTPLVSSSGNAYATTKALAEGEVVRAVQSGLVGAVLRPPAVLGAGPTSTWGTRVPRRIRDGEALPIAEDSTFGWVHVEDLVDAVLAALDADPEVVRGLITNVVGGHVPFATYRDAVRAIVGGPQVPTPEDAMAWRGSYATTQLLQTLDVRPSRTFEEAMDEIRTSWEHGDLDA
- a CDS encoding GuaB1 family IMP dehydrogenase-related protein, yielding MRFLDGHTPAHDLTYEDAFLVPARSAITSRLDVALDSNDGTGTSVPLVAANMTAVSGRRMAETLARRGGLAVLPQDIPVDVVAEVVAWVKGRHPVVETPIALAPNDTVGDALALIPKRAHGAAVIVDADAPVGIVTMADLGDVDRFTQLGRVMSDHPTTIPADVDPRDAFDLLAEARHRLAPAVDADGRLVGILTRAGALRSTLYRPNLDAAGRLAIAAAIGVSGDAAATARKLVAAGVDVLVLDTAHGHQDRMLDALRTVRHEDLGVPVVAGNVVTVEGVRDLVEAGADIVKVGVGPGAMCTTRMMTGVGRPQLSAVIACAEVARDLGAHVWADGGVRHPRDIALALAAGASNVMVGSWFAGTHESPGDLEHDADGRPFKISFGMASARAVKQRTEGESAFDRARKAMFEEGISSGRMPLDPVAPGVEDLVDRIVAGVRSACTYAGASDLASFRDRAVLGVQTRSGYAEGRPISGGW
- a CDS encoding SDR family oxidoreductase; its protein translation is MQLRGAVVVITGAGSGIGAAMARRFAVEGAAALLLADLDLPSVQRLAAELGDDGCRTLALQVDVAVREQVEAMIDRAEAELGPVDLLCSNAGIGIGAGLDATDEQWERAWQVNVLSQLHGARAVVPRMVARGSGYLLHTASAAGLLTTPGDAPYTATKHAAVGFAEWLAVTYGGRGIGVSTLCPQAVNTPLLQDAAESGNASALAVRAASAVLEPEDVADAVVAGLAEERFLILPHPEVADHVAFKAADRDRWIGALRRALAGSGTLG
- a CDS encoding protein kinase domain-containing protein is translated as MAATGERGRVLADRYELRDKLGHGGAGTVWRGHDRALDRPVAVKLLHADLAGDRAAGTRFRTEATAAAKLTHPNAVLVYDLGQDLDETYLVMELVEGVNLGDILDDGPLPAGLAAALGAQVASALGTAHAAGIVHRDVKPANVLVTVDGAAKLADFGIARALGAATSRLTRTGTVLGTARYLAPEQLRDDPIDARADVYALGLVLHEALTGRAPFGEGNAVEVAARRLTTVLPHVSDLMPGIPPGLEEVIEWSTRVDPRERPTDGNDLADALRAFASRGADTAIAARVARVPQRNTTPVASERIAPIDVAGSPPEPLDAPPAPPVDPGVPLDPGGDAAPADEPPIGSTRAIPVTDTAGGAAAVPAAPRDATSAYSELPGDEATAAPAGPSTGRRWLVGVVAAIAVLLGAIALNAANDGTLEPGDDAGTPTASGDAEGEPLPVAASGDLDPEGDLREHGDQVENAHDGDADTFWPTETYRSSDFSGLPKSGVGIWLELEEPQALDRVEVELNVAGGSLELYASDQGPPDDEQLPGDWGTRLGGGEVPDARLQFPNLPRGEIRTVVLWFTDLPESSRSGWRAEVRDVRLIGR
- a CDS encoding aldo/keto reductase, giving the protein MPYRRLGRSGLKVSVLSFGSWVTFKNQVDVERAVECMSAAYDAGVNFFDNAEAYAGGESERIMGDAIRQLGWERHSYVVSSKFFWGLHDGPNSRNTLNRKYLIEAVEGSLERFGLDHLDLVYCHRADPETPIEETARAMHDVVERGWALYWGTSEWTADEIRAAWEVCDRYGWHKPIVEQPQYNLFHRRRVEKEYARLYEDIGLGTTIWSPLASGLLTGKYIDGVPSDSRAALEGFGWLAESLTDEQKNATVRELATVADELGGSLAQLAIAWCASNPNVSSVITGASRVEQVHDNMGAVALLPKLTPEVKDRIEAIVG